Proteins from a single region of Chryseobacterium sp. W4I1:
- the rpsF gene encoding 30S ribosomal protein S6 yields the protein MNNYETVFILTPVLSDAQVEEAVKKFEDLLKEKNCEIVAKENWGLKKLAYPIQLKKNGFYTLIEFKGEGTVVADLELAFKRDERVIRYLTTKLDKHAVEYAVTRRTKIKAARA from the coding sequence CATTTTAACTCCCGTTCTATCTGACGCTCAGGTAGAGGAAGCAGTGAAAAAATTTGAAGATCTTTTAAAAGAAAAGAACTGTGAAATCGTTGCCAAAGAGAACTGGGGATTAAAAAAACTAGCTTATCCGATTCAATTAAAAAAGAACGGATTCTACACTTTAATCGAGTTTAAAGGGGAAGGTACTGTAGTTGCTGATTTAGAATTAGCATTCAAACGTGACGAAAGAGTAATCCGTTACCTGACTACAAAACTTGACAAGCATGCTGTTGAGTACGCTGTAACTAGAAGAACTAAAATCAAAGCGGCTAGAGCTTAA
- the rpsR gene encoding 30S ribosomal protein S18, whose protein sequence is MAIDEMAKQASAGGESEVKFLTPLDINTKSEKKYCRFKKYGIKHVDYKDADFLLQFVNEQGKILPRRYTGTSLKYQRKVSAAIKRARHLSLLPYVADLLK, encoded by the coding sequence ATGGCAATAGACGAAATGGCTAAACAAGCCTCAGCTGGAGGAGAATCAGAAGTAAAATTCCTTACTCCACTTGACATCAATACAAAATCTGAAAAGAAATATTGTAGATTCAAAAAATACGGAATTAAGCACGTTGATTACAAAGACGCTGACTTCTTATTACAGTTCGTAAACGAGCAAGGTAAAATCTTACCAAGAAGATACACTGGAACTTCTTTAAAATATCAAAGAAAAGTTTCTGCTGCTATCAAAAGAGCAAGACACCTTTCTTTACTACCTTACGTAGCTGACTTATTGAAATAA
- the rplI gene encoding 50S ribosomal protein L9, whose amino-acid sequence MDIILKKDVENLGLEFDTVSVKPGYARNFLLPQGIALLATPKNKAALEATLEARKEEEAKLIAAANGVVDQLKKTSITIPAKVGSGDKLFGSINNADLSAALAKAGVSVEKKYIKIPGNTIKRTGKVTANIRLHRNVEYNFEFDIVSDAPVEAPKPAAPKAKVVEETPSEEA is encoded by the coding sequence ATGGACATTATTCTAAAAAAAGACGTAGAAAACTTAGGTCTTGAATTCGATACAGTAAGCGTAAAGCCAGGTTATGCTAGAAACTTCTTACTTCCTCAAGGAATTGCACTTTTAGCGACTCCTAAAAACAAAGCAGCTCTAGAAGCTACTTTAGAAGCTAGAAAAGAAGAAGAAGCTAAATTAATCGCTGCTGCTAACGGTGTAGTAGATCAATTAAAGAAAACTTCTATCACTATTCCTGCAAAAGTAGGTTCTGGTGACAAGTTATTCGGATCTATCAACAATGCAGATCTTTCTGCTGCTCTTGCTAAAGCTGGAGTTTCTGTTGAGAAGAAATACATCAAAATTCCAGGAAACACTATTAAGAGAACTGGTAAAGTAACTGCAAACATCAGATTACACAGAAATGTTGAGTACAACTTCGAATTCGACATCGTATCTGACGCTCCGGTAGAAGCTCCTAAGCCAGCTGCTCCTAAAGCTAAAGTAGTAGAAGAAACTCCTTCTGAAGAAGCTTAA
- a CDS encoding AraC family transcriptional regulator — protein sequence MKTEKDLLIYANSEFSSYLYLMNDSHFKAVEDDDAEFYVYNVLTGDVTTDVHHHSSAQLVYAEGGIVHVFTDLKHWYLPARCFMWIPAGTPHYLFSTSPKVDLYNFYFKKEENENGFFDEINIYSVSHLLREMILYTKDWDGKITKNDGSKYYFLKALKGILPEKRDKKLAFPVQHPFPKDETLLRIAKYIHDNLEKPLTIESTAKEFGMSTRTLSRKFKEILGMNYVRFLRALRITRSLELMLEGKYNMYEIAMMVGYNSLSSFSNIFKKVIGVPPSEYQQKLRGGE from the coding sequence GTGAAAACAGAAAAAGATTTGCTCATTTACGCCAATTCAGAATTTTCTTCATACCTTTATTTGATGAATGACAGTCATTTTAAAGCAGTAGAAGATGATGATGCTGAATTTTATGTGTACAATGTGCTCACAGGAGATGTCACAACAGATGTTCACCATCACAGTTCTGCCCAGTTAGTCTACGCAGAGGGAGGAATTGTTCATGTTTTTACAGACCTCAAGCATTGGTATCTTCCCGCAAGATGTTTTATGTGGATTCCGGCTGGAACACCGCATTATCTGTTTTCGACCAGTCCCAAGGTAGATCTTTATAATTTTTATTTCAAAAAAGAAGAAAATGAAAATGGCTTTTTTGATGAAATTAATATCTATTCTGTCAGTCATCTTCTCAGGGAAATGATTTTATACACTAAAGACTGGGATGGGAAAATCACAAAAAATGACGGTTCTAAATATTATTTTCTTAAAGCTTTAAAAGGAATTCTCCCGGAAAAAAGAGATAAAAAGCTGGCATTCCCGGTACAGCACCCATTTCCAAAAGATGAAACTCTTCTGAGGATCGCAAAGTATATCCATGACAATCTGGAAAAGCCATTGACAATTGAATCTACAGCGAAAGAATTCGGAATGAGCACGAGAACCCTTTCCCGGAAATTTAAAGAGATTTTAGGCATGAACTACGTTCGTTTTTTGCGTGCATTAAGGATCACACGTTCATTAGAATTAATGCTGGAAGGGAAATACAACATGTACGAAATAGCCATGATGGTAGGCTACAATAGCCTGTCTTCCTTCAGTAATATCTTTAAAAAAGTAATCGGAGTGCCGCCTAGTGAGTATCAGCAGAAATTGAGAGGGGGAGAGTAG
- a CDS encoding TolC family protein, whose protein sequence is MIDYQHLGLQQAIETGLKNNKNIQISHLKQEMAVTKEKDLAMEKLPDVEFHTSYNQITNLFQHQNGFFNKATKYDVINGMYDFTLSASIPVYMGGKIKNTEKKAAIDTEISTLRTHLDERQLKMEIITAFLQIHHLKEQQSLIDDKMKEDSVNIKQVKSLKANGVVTVNEVLRTSLQLSNHKMSWTELDNDIQIAEHQLKTILSLPENQEMHVDTEDLISDKASVPYIDELTETALNKNESVDMTHKNLSLKVLDQKITKANYLPKITAGGEYFIKYPNMMFFPPEPYAYRLGMLGINLTYPIENLYKNKYKMQEARENIDLAKLQIEENEEKVRHSVYEAYKKFEETDQKVKIAEEAIGQAKENYRIVKTKYANKLSLITELIDADNAYLEAESNLISVKINRQLKYYQLQYTIGNL, encoded by the coding sequence ATGATCGATTATCAGCATCTTGGCCTTCAACAGGCAATAGAGACCGGTTTAAAAAACAACAAAAACATTCAGATCAGTCATTTAAAACAGGAAATGGCGGTCACTAAAGAGAAGGATCTTGCAATGGAAAAACTTCCGGATGTTGAGTTCCACACAAGTTACAACCAGATAACCAATCTTTTCCAGCATCAGAACGGCTTTTTCAATAAAGCCACAAAGTATGATGTTATCAATGGAATGTACGATTTTACACTGTCGGCGTCCATTCCGGTGTATATGGGTGGGAAAATTAAAAATACAGAGAAAAAAGCAGCCATTGACACTGAAATCTCCACATTGAGAACCCATCTGGATGAAAGACAACTGAAAATGGAGATCATTACAGCCTTTCTGCAGATCCATCATTTAAAAGAGCAGCAGAGCCTTATTGATGATAAAATGAAGGAAGACTCTGTTAATATCAAACAGGTAAAATCTTTAAAAGCGAATGGCGTTGTCACTGTAAATGAAGTTCTAAGAACGTCTTTACAGCTTTCCAATCATAAAATGAGCTGGACGGAACTGGATAATGACATCCAGATTGCGGAACATCAGCTGAAAACTATTCTTTCTCTTCCTGAAAACCAGGAAATGCATGTGGATACAGAAGATCTGATCTCAGACAAGGCATCAGTTCCTTATATCGATGAATTAACGGAAACTGCTTTAAATAAAAATGAATCTGTTGATATGACGCATAAAAATCTTTCATTAAAAGTATTAGATCAGAAAATCACGAAAGCAAATTATTTACCGAAAATTACAGCTGGCGGAGAATATTTCATCAAGTACCCGAATATGATGTTTTTCCCTCCCGAGCCTTATGCCTACCGTTTGGGAATGCTGGGTATAAATCTTACCTATCCTATCGAAAACCTGTATAAAAACAAGTACAAAATGCAGGAAGCCAGGGAAAATATTGACCTGGCAAAACTTCAGATTGAGGAAAACGAAGAGAAAGTAAGACACAGCGTGTACGAAGCCTACAAAAAGTTTGAAGAAACCGATCAGAAAGTAAAAATCGCCGAAGAAGCAATTGGCCAGGCCAAAGAAAACTACCGTATTGTAAAAACAAAATACGCCAATAAACTAAGCCTTATCACGGAACTCATCGATGCAGATAATGCTTATCTGGAGGCAGAATCCAATCTTATCTCTGTAAAAATAAACCGACAACTAAAATATTACCAACTCCAGTACACGATTGGAAACTTATAA
- a CDS encoding HlyD family secretion protein — MAKKQLTQKEKRINKTITLLAWILIISGITGMVSFYLFSRKNVTTNDAQIEQYITPVSSKVSGFIKTIRFEENQFVHEGDTLIVIDNREFVNQVKMAEAGLHANAENITTIQSSVNTKESDTKIIDAKIASAKIDIWRTEQDFKRYKNLVSEDAATEQQFENVQASYEQAKANLLALEQQKNAVRAGASEQQTKIAPVKSQIQQSSAGLNNAQLFLSYTVITAPYDGWVGKKTIQEGQLIKEGQALVQIVSKEKWIIANYKETQLGQIDSKQEVTITADAYPDIKFKGKVVSVSPASGSQFSLVKPDNATGNFVKIEQRFPVKIILDNNQHNEKLLSGMNVLVSAKKI, encoded by the coding sequence ATGGCAAAGAAACAACTGACACAAAAGGAAAAAAGAATCAACAAAACGATCACGCTGCTGGCCTGGATCCTGATCATCAGCGGCATCACGGGAATGGTAAGTTTCTATCTATTCTCAAGAAAAAATGTTACTACAAATGATGCGCAGATCGAGCAGTATATCACCCCTGTTTCCAGTAAAGTTTCCGGATTTATCAAAACTATAAGGTTTGAGGAAAATCAGTTTGTTCATGAAGGGGACACACTGATCGTAATAGACAACAGGGAATTCGTCAATCAGGTGAAAATGGCTGAGGCAGGACTTCATGCAAATGCTGAAAATATTACCACTATACAAAGCAGCGTCAATACAAAGGAAAGCGATACAAAAATCATCGATGCCAAAATTGCTTCCGCAAAAATTGATATATGGAGAACGGAACAGGATTTTAAAAGATATAAAAACCTGGTTTCTGAAGATGCAGCAACGGAACAGCAGTTTGAAAACGTACAGGCTTCTTATGAACAGGCAAAAGCCAACCTTTTAGCTTTGGAACAGCAGAAAAATGCAGTAAGAGCAGGTGCCAGCGAACAGCAAACTAAAATTGCACCGGTCAAAAGCCAGATCCAGCAGAGTTCTGCAGGCCTGAATAATGCTCAACTTTTTCTTTCCTATACTGTAATTACTGCCCCCTATGACGGCTGGGTCGGGAAAAAGACCATCCAGGAAGGACAGCTGATCAAAGAAGGTCAGGCGCTTGTACAGATTGTGAGCAAAGAAAAATGGATCATTGCCAATTATAAAGAAACTCAACTCGGACAGATAGACTCAAAACAGGAAGTTACGATCACGGCAGATGCTTATCCTGACATTAAATTTAAAGGAAAAGTAGTTTCGGTTTCGCCTGCTTCAGGTTCTCAGTTTTCATTGGTAAAACCGGATAATGCAACAGGAAATTTTGTCAAAATCGAACAGAGATTCCCAGTAAAAATTATTCTGGACAACAATCAACATAACGAAAAACTGCTTTCCGGAATGAATGTTCTGGTAAGCGCAAAAAAGATATAG